TTGACTTCTAATAATATAAACTCTATCTGGAAAAAAACCATAAGCCAATTAAAAAACAGATTAACCCCTCAGTCTTACTCAACGTGGATAAATACCATGCAGCCTATTACTATTAAAAATAATACCTTTTATATTGGTGTTCCGGATCAGTTTTCAAAGGATTGGCTGAATAATAATTACTCATTTTTATTTAAAGAGGTTTTATCAAATATAATTAATGCCAAAACCACAGCCCAGTTTATTCTTGAAGACGAAATACACCAAATCAACCAACAAAATAACGGGCTTTTTGAAGACCTAAGAGATTTAAAATATTCCATTTTAAATCCCAGATATAATTTCGAGAGTTATGTAGTAGGCAACAATAACAGATTTGCTCACGCAGCATGTCTGGCAGTAGCTGAATCGCCGGCTAAAGGTTATAATCCACTATTCATTTATGGTGGTGTTGGACTGGGAAAAACACATTTAATGCACGCCATAGGCCACTATGCCAGGCAAAATAACAACAGTAATTATATTGTTGCCTATGTTACATCAGAAAAATTCACTAATGACCTTATTACGGCTATTCGTGAAGAAAAAACAGTTGAATTTAAAAATAAATATCGAAGTATTGATATTTTACTTATTGATGATATTCAATTTCTAGCCGGTAAGGAAGCAACACAGGAAGAATTTTTTCACACTTTTAACACTCTCTATGAAGCTAATAAACAAATAATTATATCCAGTGACCGTCCCCCAAAAGAAATACCTACTTTGGAAGACAGACTGCGTTCCCGTTTTGAGTGGGGTCTTATTACAGATATTCAACCACCGGATTATGAAACCAGGATTGCTATTTTACAAAAAAAAGCTAAACTTGAAAAACTTATCGTATCTGATGAAGTAATAACTTTTATTGCGGATCGCATTCAATCTAATATTAGAGAACTGGAAGGTGCTCTGATTAGAGTAACCGCCTTTAGTTCATTAAATAACGAAACAATAGACAAAGATAAGGCTGCCAAAATTTTAAAAGATATATTACCGGATAAAAAACCATTAGAAATTACTGTTAATCTAATTCAACAAACAGTAGCCGGTTATTTTAATATTAAGCTCGATGACTTAAAATCCAAAAAGAGAACCCGTGCTATTGCTTATCCCCGTCAAGTTGCCATGTATTTATGCCGTGAATTAACTACTGAATCATTACCTCAAATAGGCAACAAGTTTGGCGGAAAGGATCACACAACGGTTTTACATGCTCACGATAAAATTGCCAACGAGGTGACAAACGACGCTGCCTCCTCTCAGACAATACAAACTTTAATTGATAACATAAAACAAAATTAAGCCTATCGGTTATTAACAGCCTTATTAACCAGTTTATCAAGCATCTTTACTTGCTATTTCTCACTTATCCACTAATTCACAACTACTACTACAACTGTTACTAATTTTTTTATTTTATTATGTTAAGGTGGTTATTATGCATATCATTGCTCCCAGAGAAAAACTAAACTCTCTTGTGCAAATCGCTCAAAAAGCAGTTGCTCAACGCAGCCCCATGCCCTTACTTTCTTGCCTGCATTTTGAAAGCAAAGATAATTTGCTGTTTTTATCTTCAACAGACCTCGAATTCGGCATTCGCTGCACCATGCCCGTAACTACTGTCATTGACGGTGCGACTGCTATACCTGCTAAATATGTAACAAGCTTATTTACGCGCCTGCCGGACGTGGATATCAACATCAAGTGTGATATATCCAATAATACAACAACATTTATATATGGTGACTCTGAGGTTGTGTTAAACGGCTATCCTGCTGATGAATTCCCTATATTTCCTTCTTTTCCAGATAAACCTACTTTAGTGATACCACAAGTTGAATTTAAAAATATGCTTAAACACGTTGTTTTTGCTGTTTCAAACGAAGAACACCGGCCTGTATTTAATGGAGTTAATATACAGGTTGATCAAGATGGTATGATTTCCATGGTTGCCACAGATACAAGGAGATTGGCATTATGTCAACAACATTTAGATACACCGCCGAGTCAGATAATAAATATTATCGTACCTGGTAAAACTCTTAACGAGCTTTTTAAAATATTGGAATCAACTGATGATAAACTTTTTATATATGTCACTGAAAATAAGGTATTTTTTGTAATTGATAATATTTGTATAATGTCACGTCTTATTGCCGGCCAGTTTCCTGATTACAGAATTGTTATTCCTGAAAATTATATTTGTGAAGTAAGAACATCGGTAAGTGAATTATTAGACGCTGCTGAAAGAGCGTCTTTACTGGTTAATACCAAAAGAAATGTTTTTAATATCCACTTTAAACCAAACGGAATGATGATTTACTTTTATACAGAAACCGGCCGAATAAGAGAAGAAATAGATGCCAACTTTACAGGAGATTCTTTGGACGTCGGTTTTAATGTGCGATTTTTTATAGACGTGTTAAAGTCGATTGATAGCGAGGAAGTTATTATTAAATTAAGCGGCCAGGACAGTCCATCCCTTTTGAGACCTGTTGACGACGACAGATATTTTTCCATTTTAGTGCCGGCCGTATCCCAGGGTGAGTAATTATTGGTTAAGAAAATTTCAATAAATAGCCAAATAAAGCTTGATCAGTTCTTAAAATGGTGTCGTGTTGCTTCAACCGGAGGACAAAGCAAGTATTTTATTTTAAACAATATGGTTAAGGTGAATGGAGTTTATGAAAATCATAGATCCCGTAAGCTTAAAAGCGGTGACTTTGTGGAAGTGGATAATATAGGTTCTTTTCTTGTAGTTTCTCATACGGAGGACTCATGATTGATTTTAAAGAGTATAAGTTTAAATTCTTTTCGCAATTATAACGATTTACAATGGGAGCCGCATACAGGCATAAATTTTATTACCGGGCTTAACGCTCATGGAAAAACAAACCTATTGGAGGCAATTTTCTTTAGCGTACTCGGTTACTCATTTAGAAAAAAGAGCAGTGAGGTTATTAATTGGCATAGTAATAACGCCTCAATTACGGCAACTTACCAGTTAAGCAATATTAATATCGATATATCAATATTAATAGAACAGGGCGGCAATAAAAAAATACTTATTAACGGTTCTGAAGAAAAACGAAAATATTTACCGGGGCGTCTAGGTATTGTTTTATTTAGACCGGATGACTTGCAAATAATTAAAGGGCCACCGTCTGGAAAACGCGACTTTATTGATTATAATATTGGTGTTATTGAACCGCTTTACTGGCAAAATTTAACACAATACCGACGGGTAGTTGAACAGAGAAATCACTTACTGCGCAACGGAAGCGGACATAACGATTCTTTTCAAATCTGGAATGAGTCGTTTTATCGATATGGCGCTGAAGTATTGGCTGGTCGTATTAAGCTCTTAAAAAAATATATACCGCTGGTTCAAAAAATGTACACTGATATTACCGGTGGTCATGAAGAATTGGAAATGAAATATTTATCGACCTTGAAGATAACCGGCAAAACAAGTATAGAACAAATTATTCTCGAATTTATTGCTGAAGGAAAAACCAGGCAAAAAGAAGAATTGTATAAAAGACAGACTGTATTTGGAC
This genomic interval from Desulfoscipio sp. XC116 contains the following:
- the dnaA gene encoding chromosomal replication initiator protein DnaA gives rise to the protein MTSNNINSIWKKTISQLKNRLTPQSYSTWINTMQPITIKNNTFYIGVPDQFSKDWLNNNYSFLFKEVLSNIINAKTTAQFILEDEIHQINQQNNGLFEDLRDLKYSILNPRYNFESYVVGNNNRFAHAACLAVAESPAKGYNPLFIYGGVGLGKTHLMHAIGHYARQNNNSNYIVAYVTSEKFTNDLITAIREEKTVEFKNKYRSIDILLIDDIQFLAGKEATQEEFFHTFNTLYEANKQIIISSDRPPKEIPTLEDRLRSRFEWGLITDIQPPDYETRIAILQKKAKLEKLIVSDEVITFIADRIQSNIRELEGALIRVTAFSSLNNETIDKDKAAKILKDILPDKKPLEITVNLIQQTVAGYFNIKLDDLKSKKRTRAIAYPRQVAMYLCRELTTESLPQIGNKFGGKDHTTVLHAHDKIANEVTNDAASSQTIQTLIDNIKQN
- the dnaN gene encoding DNA polymerase III subunit beta, whose translation is MHIIAPREKLNSLVQIAQKAVAQRSPMPLLSCLHFESKDNLLFLSSTDLEFGIRCTMPVTTVIDGATAIPAKYVTSLFTRLPDVDINIKCDISNNTTTFIYGDSEVVLNGYPADEFPIFPSFPDKPTLVIPQVEFKNMLKHVVFAVSNEEHRPVFNGVNIQVDQDGMISMVATDTRRLALCQQHLDTPPSQIINIIVPGKTLNELFKILESTDDKLFIYVTENKVFFVIDNICIMSRLIAGQFPDYRIVIPENYICEVRTSVSELLDAAERASLLVNTKRNVFNIHFKPNGMMIYFYTETGRIREEIDANFTGDSLDVGFNVRFFIDVLKSIDSEEVIIKLSGQDSPSLLRPVDDDRYFSILVPAVSQGE
- a CDS encoding RNA-binding S4 domain-containing protein; translation: MVKKISINSQIKLDQFLKWCRVASTGGQSKYFILNNMVKVNGVYENHRSRKLKSGDFVEVDNIGSFLVVSHTEDS
- the recF gene encoding DNA replication/repair protein RecF, whose amino-acid sequence is MILKSISLNSFRNYNDLQWEPHTGINFITGLNAHGKTNLLEAIFFSVLGYSFRKKSSEVINWHSNNASITATYQLSNINIDISILIEQGGNKKILINGSEEKRKYLPGRLGIVLFRPDDLQIIKGPPSGKRDFIDYNIGVIEPLYWQNLTQYRRVVEQRNHLLRNGSGHNDSFQIWNESFYRYGAEVLAGRIKLLKKYIPLVQKMYTDITGGHEELEMKYLSTLKITGKTSIEQIILEFIAEGKTRQKEELYKRQTVFGPHRDDISFLINKKDARYYASQGQIRSIALALKTAQIQLFYNENGEYPVLLLDDVLMELDDFRQHYLLLLINNHVQSFVTTTAMPDKISQFTNRVYLINNGILREVI